Genomic window (Pseudomonas hydrolytica):
CGGCATCAAAGGTCGCTACAAGGAGGCCCAGCATGACGCCCAGCTCAACCGGCCACCCGCCGAAGGCACCATCATTGAATACAAGCGAATCAAGCAGGAGACCTTCCGGCTCTACCAATCCACCGCCACCGGAAAAACCCAGGACACCAAAGCCGGAAAGAGCCTGCTCAAGTCGCCGAAGCTACTTTTTCTACTGGCATTTATTGCCTGCCTGTTTGTCGCTCTACTATCTCTCGGCACACCTAAGTTCGGCGCTCCTAGCAGCGCTCAAGCCCCTGCGCTCGATGCTGCTCCAGCTGCTGCGCCCGGTGTGGCGAGTCCTGCGCTTCCTGCTGATACGCGTCTTGATGCTGCTGGTGATCTTCTGGTTAACCAGCCGCCTGATGTACTGGCTGGTGAGCTGAACCACCCCTTTGCCCCGCGAACCTTTGCGGTTCGTGCACTGATGATCGCCCAGGCCGAAGGCAAGAACAGAGAGCTAGGCCTGTTCGACGTGATCGACAGCGACGGCCAGGTGCTCGGTCAGTCCCTGGCCGACCTTCGCCAGCTTGGCTACCTCGTGCGCATCCTCAGCCCCTGCATGGCCCATATCAGCCACCCCATGGGCTACTCCGGGCACGTCATGTGCCGTGGCCGACCGCCACAGCGAGACAGCAGTGGCAACCGACAGGTAGCCAGTGGCATGTCCGCAGCTTCGCCCGTCCGCTCGGATGGCCTCAGCCGCTCACCGTCTACCAGCGCTGGCACTCCGGTCGCGTCAGCAAGGATTCTGGCTACCAGTACAAGCTGCAAAACGCTGACCTGGGGATCATCCTGCTGGTGAAGAACTTCAACGCCAAAATCGAGAACATCGGCCCACACCTGAAAATCGAGGTATCTCCGCATGCTATCGACGCTTTCTCGCCCGAGCGCCTGCAAGAGCGCCTGGACTACTACGCCAGCCACGTACTGACCAACGTCGAACGCAACCAATGCGCCGTTCATCTCGCGCTAGACCTGCAAGGATGGCAACCGCCCGCTGATCTGGTCGCCCGCATGCACTGCCGCGCACGCGCTGCCCGCGATATCTCTGGCATCAAGGAAATTCAGTGGACGCTGGAGTCTGCCACCTACGGCAAAGGCCAGTCCTACCTGTTCGGCTCCGCTGGTGGTGTCCAGCTCGGTATCTACAACAAGACCGAACAGGCCCGCTCCATCGACAAGCTCGACTACTGGGAGAACGTCTGGAAGCGTCGCGACAGCTTCGATGAAACCGACCCGGACAACTACAACCCTGATCAAGATGTGTGGCGCGTAGAGCTGCGTTATCACCACTCAGTCATCCAGCAATTCGCCTCCGGCTCGTTCGATCTGCACAGCGGCCAGACCATCGAAACCAACAGCTACGCTGCCTTCGCTCCGCACCTAGACGGCCTGTGGCGCTATGGCCTACGCCAATTCAAGCTGCTGGCTCGCCCTGGCTACTTCGAACCCATTTGGACACTGATCCGTGATGACGTGCGCGTGGATCTGCCGGTGGATTCCCTGGTGGATGAAACCGAGTACAAGCGCCAATACAAGACGTCTCGGGGCTTCTCGGGGAAGAACGTCGAGCTATTCCTGGGAAACTTCGTCAGCCTGCTGGCACGGGAGCGAGTGGGCGCTAGGCGAGCATTTCACCGGCTCAAGGATTGGGAGTGCTGGCCAGTGATCCGCGACCACTATGCCGCCAAGGGCATGGATGAAGACGGCCTGTATAAGCACATCAAGGGCATCCTAGAAGAACGGCATGTGCGCTGGGGGCGTGCTGTATGACGGCCAGGAAAGACGGCAATACCTGGACCGCTGACTTCTACGAAAACGGTCGCTCGGGTCGCCGCATTCGCAAGAAGGGCTTCAAGACCAAAGCCGCAGCCCAGCGCTATGAATCGGAGTTCTTCGCCAGCCTGACCAGAACCGGCCGACCGCTCGATGATCGCCTGTCGGATCTGGTGACGCTCTGGCATGACCTGCACGGCTGCTCGCTAAAGGACGCCAAGTATCGTTTGGCGCGGACATTGGCGACCGTCGAACGCCTGGGCGATCCAATGGCCTCCAACTTCGATGCCCTCGCCTGGGCACGCTATCGCCAGTCTCGCCTCAAGGATGTAAGCCCGCATACCGTCAATCACGAACAGCGTTACCTGTCGGCGGTCTTCTCCGAACTGATCCGCCTGGGTGCCTGGGTCGGCAACAACCCGTTGGCCAAGGTTCGTCAGATCAAGACCGACCAAACCGAGCTGACGTTTCTGACCCTGCAACAAGTCGAACAACTGCTGGAAGAGTGCAAGCGCTCGACCAACAACCACACCTATCCAGTTGCGCTGATCTGCTTGGCCACGGGGGCACGATGGGATGAAGCCGAGTCGCTGCAACGCGGTGCCATCTTCGGCGGCAAGGCCCACTTTCACAGAACGAAAAACCGCCAGTCCCGGTCGGTGCCCATCCCCAAAGAGGTCGAAGAGATTGCCTTAAAGGTGGGGATGCCTGGGAATGGCAGACTGTTCATGCCTTGCCGGTCGGCATTTCGATCTGCCTACCTGCGTTGCGGCTTCCATACACCGGGCCAGATGACCCATATCCTGCGACACACCTTCGCCAGCCATTACATGATGGGTGGTGGCGACATCCTGGGCTTGCAACGCATTCTCGGGCACTCGTCCATCACAATGACCATGCGTTATGCCCACCTGTCACCGGATCATCTGGAATCAGCGCTTCGGCTCTCCCCTCTCAATCAGAGCGGTCATGCCGTGGTATGCATGTAACCTGCATGCAGGTATGCTATCAATGATTGCACTGAATCCACAGGAGGTAGCCATGGCCGCTATCACTATTCGAAACCTCGACGACGACTTGAAAGCCCAGCTGCGTATTGTCGCGGCTAGCCACGGTCGCTCCATGGAAGAAGAGGTCCGGTTCATCATTCGGCAGGCTCTGTCACGTCAAGAAAAGCGTGGCGGCTTGGGCAGTCGTATTCACTCCCGCTTTGCCGCTGTCGGTGGGGCTGACCTTGAGCTGCCAGAACGCAAAACCAAAGCCCGAGCCGCGAGCTTTGATGAATGATCCTGCTTGATACCAACGTGCTGTCGGAACTCATGCGTGCCAAGCCTGCGCCTCAGGTTCTGGAGTGGGTTGACGCTCAGCCTGTCGGGGATCTGGTAATCACCTCGATCACCGTTGCGGAAATTCTCTATGGCATTGCCAGGATGCCGGACGGGAAACGCAAGCAGGGACTGCTCGATGTAGCCTCGGTCATGTTCGATGAAGACTTCGCGGGCAATATCCTGCCGTTCGATGCAGATGCCGCTGTGCATTACGCAGAGATAGCCGCAGAAACCGAGGCTAAAGGGCGGGTGGTTGATATGGCCGATGCGCAGATCGCTGCAATCGGTCGGCTACATGATGCCGTGATCGCAACTCGCAATATTCGCCACTTCGAAACGCTAGGCGTTGCCCTGGTAGATCCCTGGAGCAATTAGCCAGGATCAGCCGCTGTAGACAGGGTGTAGTCACTCTGTAGTCACTACCCCAGAAACGACAAAGGGCTAGCCTAAGCTAACCCTTTGAAAAATATGGTGGCTACACCGGGACTTGAACCTGGGACATCAGCATTATGAATGCTGCGCTCTAACCGACTGAGCTATGTAGCCAACGTGGCGCGCATTTTCCGCGTCTCGCCTACCGCTGTCAACCCCAGATCATCGATAAATTTACGTTTTATCAAGCGGTTAGGCTTCGGTGGTGGTAACGCCCGCTACAGCTCGCTTCTGAGCCTGCGGCACAGCTTTGAACCGCTCGAACGGCGCTTGCGGGGCGATCGGGCGATGCCGGAAAATTCGTCGGCAATCGGCTGCAGCGCCGCCGCGCTGGCCCATGAACCAGGAGAACACCTTGAGAGCGAGAGACGACTTCGACGATCTGCGTGCGGAACGCGATGTGCCCACTCATTATCGGCACGAGCCCAACCGCTTCGCCGGGCTGTGGAAGCAGATCGCGATTGGGATCGTGGTCGGCTACAGCGTGCTGGGCATCATCAGCGCGGTTGTCTGGATGCTTGTGGCCCAGGTCGCACTGAGCAGCCTGTCGATCACCCTACCCTAACGTCCGCACCACTGCCCCTCACAGGGCACACCGTCGTTGTCACCGTCCATTCTGGTGCCAGGGCAGTTGCTCAGAAAGAAAATGGCTTCGGCACAGGAGGTCATCTGCGAGCAATGAGTGCGGCCATCGCAGCGGTATGGGTTGCCGGCGACCTGGGCAGCTGGTTGGCTGATGGAAGACGACGGGCGCAGGCTGTCGAGCGAGAAAGCCGAGCCTGGCTGGGTGACCACCGGGTTGCCCATTACCGAGCCGTCGTTGGCGATGTTGCTGATCACCGGGCTGCCGGGTTTGCTCAGGTAGAACTGCCAGAAGGCTGCACCGAGCAGCAGCATGACGAGCAGCTTTTTCATCGCGCGATCCTTGCTTGGCCTGTAATGGCTGACAGTATCGTCGTGCTCGGAATCCTTGGCGAGACTTGAGCACTGGCGCTCTTGCCATCCCCTGCCGGCCTCTGCATCCTGCGCCATTGTTTTCGCTCAGAGCCCGTCATGACGCCTATCCAGAATCTCGGCCTGGCACTATTCGTGCTGCTGTCCATCGGTATCGCCATCGGTCACAAGACCGAATGTGCAGATGGCCGAGTGGTGGAAACCTACCTGGCCAAGGGGCTGGCTTCGCAATTGCTCGGCCATGACCTGTGCCAACAACCCTGAATCCAAAGCTCATTAAGGAAGATGTGATGAAGAAATTCGCCTCGCTCGTCAGCTTCACCCTGCTGGGTGCCTGCGCCAATCTGGGTTCGCAGCCGCCGGTGCCGGTCACTTCGCCTGTGGTGCAGGCGTTTCGCGACATCTGTCTGCAGACGGCGCCAAGCTTCGCCGAGGCGCACAGCGTGGCGCGCCAGCACGGCGTCAGCGAAGTCACCGACATGGGCTTTGCCACCATCGGCTTCAATGCCGACAAGAGCCTGGGCATCCAGGTCAAGGCCGGTCATGAGTGTGTGGTCACCAGCGAGGTGCAGGAGGATGCGACCCTGACCCGCCAGTTGCTGACTGCCGCGGCGGTGAGCGCAGGCACCACGGTGCCGAGTCGGGTGCCAGTGAAAATGATGATTGCCGGGCAGCAGTTCATCCTGATGCACGACCGCAAGGGCGGCGAAGCCTTTGTGATGCTCAAGCCGGAGTAGCCGGCTCATCACTTGCGCCCCATGCGCCGGTGACCTTCCTTCGAGTGCCTGGGCCAAGGCTGGTGCGCGGTGACGGCGCGCCAATCCGGGTTGGCCGAGTACAGCCCCCAAGGGTCGGAAACCCA
Coding sequences:
- a CDS encoding zonular occludens toxin domain-containing protein — translated: MSIKIHHGPNGSYKTSGAIQDDAVPALKEGRLIITNVRGFTLERVLQVMPDLPESVDIINLDLEQQADMERMRTWFQWAPRGAFIIFDETQLVFPKAWRERDLERFDFPGGSEAAQAADRPMNWLDGWTRHRHWNWDVVLTTPNISYIRDDIRMTCEMAYKHSNLAVIGIKGRYKEAQHDAQLNRPPAEGTIIEYKRIKQETFRLYQSTATGKTQDTKAGKSLLKSPKLLFLLAFIACLFVALLSLGTPKFGAPSSAQAPALDAAPAAAPGVASPALPADTRLDAAGDLLVNQPPDVLAGELNHPFAPRTFAVRALMIAQAEGKNRELGLFDVIDSDGQVLGQSLADLRQLGYLVRILSPCMAHISHPMGYSGHVMCRGRPPQRDSSGNRQVASGMSAASPVRSDGLSRSPSTSAGTPVASARILATSTSCKTLTWGSSCW
- a CDS encoding phage integrase, yielding MTARKDGNTWTADFYENGRSGRRIRKKGFKTKAAAQRYESEFFASLTRTGRPLDDRLSDLVTLWHDLHGCSLKDAKYRLARTLATVERLGDPMASNFDALAWARYRQSRLKDVSPHTVNHEQRYLSAVFSELIRLGAWVGNNPLAKVRQIKTDQTELTFLTLQQVEQLLEECKRSTNNHTYPVALICLATGARWDEAESLQRGAIFGGKAHFHRTKNRQSRSVPIPKEVEEIALKVGMPGNGRLFMPCRSAFRSAYLRCGFHTPGQMTHILRHTFASHYMMGGGDILGLQRILGHSSITMTMRYAHLSPDHLESALRLSPLNQSGHAVVCM
- a CDS encoding FitA-like ribbon-helix-helix domain-containing protein, with protein sequence MAAITIRNLDDDLKAQLRIVAASHGRSMEEEVRFIIRQALSRQEKRGGLGSRIHSRFAAVGGADLELPERKTKARAASFDE
- a CDS encoding type II toxin-antitoxin system VapC family toxin; amino-acid sequence: MILLDTNVLSELMRAKPAPQVLEWVDAQPVGDLVITSITVAEILYGIARMPDGKRKQGLLDVASVMFDEDFAGNILPFDADAAVHYAEIAAETEAKGRVVDMADAQIAAIGRLHDAVIATRNIRHFETLGVALVDPWSN
- a CDS encoding excalibur calcium-binding domain-containing protein; the protein is MKKLLVMLLLGAAFWQFYLSKPGSPVISNIANDGSVMGNPVVTQPGSAFSLDSLRPSSSISQPAAQVAGNPYRCDGRTHCSQMTSCAEAIFFLSNCPGTRMDGDNDGVPCEGQWCGR